A genomic segment from Pseudorca crassidens isolate mPseCra1 chromosome 6, mPseCra1.hap1, whole genome shotgun sequence encodes:
- the NFE2L2 gene encoding nuclear factor erythroid 2-related factor 2 isoform X1 encodes MKTLETRGTKYTSFTQDMDLIDILWRQDIDLGVSREVFDFSQRRKEHEREKQKKLEKERQEQLQKEQEKAFFAQLQLDEETGEFLPVQPAQHIPSETSGSANYSQVAHIPKPDDLYFDDCMQLLTETFPFVDDNEVSSATFQSLVPDIPSHIDSPVFIAPNQAQSPETAVLQLATADLDDMQQDIEQVWEELLSIPELQCLNIQSDKLAETSMVPSPETKLAEINNNYHFYSSIPSLEKEVGNCSPHFLSAFEDSFSSILSTEESSQLTVNSLTSNATVNTDFGDEFYSAFIAEPSTSNSMPSSATLSQSLSELLNGPIDISDLSLCKAFNQNHPESATAEFNDSDSGISLNTSPSMASPEHSVESTICGDTLLGFSDSEMEEIDSSPGSVKQKGPKTQPVRPSGDTVQPLSSSRRNSAPVCDAQCENTPKKEVPVSPGHRKTPFTKDKHSSRLEAHLTRDELRAKALHIPFPVEKIINLPVDDFNEMMSKEQFNEAQLALIRDIRRRGKNKVAAQNCRKRKLENIVELEQDLDHLKDEKEKLLKEKGENDKSLHLLKKQLSTLYLEVFSMLRDEDGKPYSPSEYSLQQTRDGNVFLVPKSKKPDTKKN; translated from the exons ATGAAAACTCTAGAAACCAGAGGGACCAAGTACACTTCATTTACTCAG gACATGGATTTGATTGACATACTTTGGAGGCAAGATATAGATCTCGGGGTAAGTCGAGAAGTATTTGACTTCAGTCAACGACGGAAGGAGCATGAgcgggaaaaacagaaaaaacttgAAAAGGAAAGACAAGAACAACTGCAAAAGGAGCAAGAGAAAGCCTTTTTCGCTCAGTTACAACTAGATGAAGAGACAGGTGAATTCCTCCCGGTTCAGCCAGCACAACACATCCCGTCGGAAACCAGTGGATCTGCCAACTACTCCCAG GTAGCCCACATTCCCAAACCAGATGATTTGTACTTCGATGACTGCATGCAGCTTTTGACAGAGACATTCCCATTTGTAGATGACAATGAG GTTTCTTCAGCTACGTTTCAGTCACTTGTTCCTGATATTCCCAGCCACATCGACAGCCCAGTCTTTATTGCTCCTAATCAGGCTCAGTCACCTGAAACTGCTGTCCTTCAGTTAGCCACTGCTGATTTAGACGATATGCAGCAGGATATTGAGCAAGTTTGGGAGGAGCTATTATCCATTCCAGAATTACAG TGTCTTAATATTCAAAGTGACAAACTGGCTGAGACTAGCATGGTTCCAAGTCCAGAAACCAAACTGGCGGAAATTAACAACAATTATCATTTCTATTCATCAATCCCCTCATTGGAAAAAGAAGTAGGTAACTGCAGTCCACATTTTCTCAGTGCTTTTGAGGATTCCTTCAGCAGCATCCTCTCCACAGAAGAATCCAGCCAGTTGACAGTGAACTCATTAACTTCAAATGCCACAGTAAATACAGATTTTGGTGATGAATTTTATTCCGCTTTCATAGCAGAGCCCAGTACCAGCAACAGCATGCCCTCCTCTGCTACTTTAAGCCAGTCACTCTCTGAACTTCTAAACGGGCCCATTGATATCTCTGATCTGTCACTTTGTAAAGCCTTCAACCAAAACCACCCTGAAAGTGCAACAGCAGAATTCAATGATTCTGACTCTGGCATATCACTGAACACAAGTCCCAGCATGGCATCACCTGAACACTCAGTGGAATCTACCATCTGTGGAGACACACTGCTTGGCTTCAGTGATTCTGAAATGGAAGAAATAGATAGTTCTCCTGGAAGTGTCAAACAGAAGGGTCCTAAAACACAGCCAGTAAGGCCTTCTGGGGATACAGTCCAACCCTTGTCATCATCTCGGAGGAACAGTGCTCCAGTGTGTGATGCCCAGTGTGAAAATACACCAAAGAAAGAAGTGCCTGTAAGTCCTGGTCATCGAAAAACCCCATTCACAAAAGACAAACATTCAAGCCGCTTGGAGGCTCATCTCACAAGAGATGAGCTACGGGCAAAAGCTCTCCATATCCCATTCCCTGTAGAAAAAATCATTAACCTCCCAGTTGATGACTTCAATGAAATGATGTCCAAGGAGCAATTCAACGAGGCTCAACTTGCATTAATTAGAGACATACGTAGGAGGGGTAAGAATAAAGTGGCTGCTCAgaactgcagaaaaagaaaactggaaaatatagtGGAACTGGAGCAAGATTTAGatcatttaaaagatgaaaaagaaaaattgctcaaagaaaaaggagaaaatgacaaaAGCCTCCATCTACTGAAAAAACAACTCAGCACCTTGTATCTTGAAGTCTTCAGCATGCTACGTGATGAAGATGGAAAGCCGTACTCCCCAAGTGAATACTCCTTGCAGCAAACGAGAGATGGCAATGTATTCCTTGTTCCCAAAAGTAAGAAGCCAGATACTAAGAAAAACTAG
- the NFE2L2 gene encoding nuclear factor erythroid 2-related factor 2 isoform X2, producing MMDLELPPPGLPSQQDMDLIDILWRQDIDLGVSREVFDFSQRRKEHEREKQKKLEKERQEQLQKEQEKAFFAQLQLDEETGEFLPVQPAQHIPSETSGSANYSQVAHIPKPDDLYFDDCMQLLTETFPFVDDNEVSSATFQSLVPDIPSHIDSPVFIAPNQAQSPETAVLQLATADLDDMQQDIEQVWEELLSIPELQCLNIQSDKLAETSMVPSPETKLAEINNNYHFYSSIPSLEKEVGNCSPHFLSAFEDSFSSILSTEESSQLTVNSLTSNATVNTDFGDEFYSAFIAEPSTSNSMPSSATLSQSLSELLNGPIDISDLSLCKAFNQNHPESATAEFNDSDSGISLNTSPSMASPEHSVESTICGDTLLGFSDSEMEEIDSSPGSVKQKGPKTQPVRPSGDTVQPLSSSRRNSAPVCDAQCENTPKKEVPVSPGHRKTPFTKDKHSSRLEAHLTRDELRAKALHIPFPVEKIINLPVDDFNEMMSKEQFNEAQLALIRDIRRRGKNKVAAQNCRKRKLENIVELEQDLDHLKDEKEKLLKEKGENDKSLHLLKKQLSTLYLEVFSMLRDEDGKPYSPSEYSLQQTRDGNVFLVPKSKKPDTKKN from the exons gACATGGATTTGATTGACATACTTTGGAGGCAAGATATAGATCTCGGGGTAAGTCGAGAAGTATTTGACTTCAGTCAACGACGGAAGGAGCATGAgcgggaaaaacagaaaaaacttgAAAAGGAAAGACAAGAACAACTGCAAAAGGAGCAAGAGAAAGCCTTTTTCGCTCAGTTACAACTAGATGAAGAGACAGGTGAATTCCTCCCGGTTCAGCCAGCACAACACATCCCGTCGGAAACCAGTGGATCTGCCAACTACTCCCAG GTAGCCCACATTCCCAAACCAGATGATTTGTACTTCGATGACTGCATGCAGCTTTTGACAGAGACATTCCCATTTGTAGATGACAATGAG GTTTCTTCAGCTACGTTTCAGTCACTTGTTCCTGATATTCCCAGCCACATCGACAGCCCAGTCTTTATTGCTCCTAATCAGGCTCAGTCACCTGAAACTGCTGTCCTTCAGTTAGCCACTGCTGATTTAGACGATATGCAGCAGGATATTGAGCAAGTTTGGGAGGAGCTATTATCCATTCCAGAATTACAG TGTCTTAATATTCAAAGTGACAAACTGGCTGAGACTAGCATGGTTCCAAGTCCAGAAACCAAACTGGCGGAAATTAACAACAATTATCATTTCTATTCATCAATCCCCTCATTGGAAAAAGAAGTAGGTAACTGCAGTCCACATTTTCTCAGTGCTTTTGAGGATTCCTTCAGCAGCATCCTCTCCACAGAAGAATCCAGCCAGTTGACAGTGAACTCATTAACTTCAAATGCCACAGTAAATACAGATTTTGGTGATGAATTTTATTCCGCTTTCATAGCAGAGCCCAGTACCAGCAACAGCATGCCCTCCTCTGCTACTTTAAGCCAGTCACTCTCTGAACTTCTAAACGGGCCCATTGATATCTCTGATCTGTCACTTTGTAAAGCCTTCAACCAAAACCACCCTGAAAGTGCAACAGCAGAATTCAATGATTCTGACTCTGGCATATCACTGAACACAAGTCCCAGCATGGCATCACCTGAACACTCAGTGGAATCTACCATCTGTGGAGACACACTGCTTGGCTTCAGTGATTCTGAAATGGAAGAAATAGATAGTTCTCCTGGAAGTGTCAAACAGAAGGGTCCTAAAACACAGCCAGTAAGGCCTTCTGGGGATACAGTCCAACCCTTGTCATCATCTCGGAGGAACAGTGCTCCAGTGTGTGATGCCCAGTGTGAAAATACACCAAAGAAAGAAGTGCCTGTAAGTCCTGGTCATCGAAAAACCCCATTCACAAAAGACAAACATTCAAGCCGCTTGGAGGCTCATCTCACAAGAGATGAGCTACGGGCAAAAGCTCTCCATATCCCATTCCCTGTAGAAAAAATCATTAACCTCCCAGTTGATGACTTCAATGAAATGATGTCCAAGGAGCAATTCAACGAGGCTCAACTTGCATTAATTAGAGACATACGTAGGAGGGGTAAGAATAAAGTGGCTGCTCAgaactgcagaaaaagaaaactggaaaatatagtGGAACTGGAGCAAGATTTAGatcatttaaaagatgaaaaagaaaaattgctcaaagaaaaaggagaaaatgacaaaAGCCTCCATCTACTGAAAAAACAACTCAGCACCTTGTATCTTGAAGTCTTCAGCATGCTACGTGATGAAGATGGAAAGCCGTACTCCCCAAGTGAATACTCCTTGCAGCAAACGAGAGATGGCAATGTATTCCTTGTTCCCAAAAGTAAGAAGCCAGATACTAAGAAAAACTAG
- the NFE2L2 gene encoding nuclear factor erythroid 2-related factor 2 isoform X3 — MDLIDILWRQDIDLGVSREVFDFSQRRKEHEREKQKKLEKERQEQLQKEQEKAFFAQLQLDEETGEFLPVQPAQHIPSETSGSANYSQVAHIPKPDDLYFDDCMQLLTETFPFVDDNEVSSATFQSLVPDIPSHIDSPVFIAPNQAQSPETAVLQLATADLDDMQQDIEQVWEELLSIPELQCLNIQSDKLAETSMVPSPETKLAEINNNYHFYSSIPSLEKEVGNCSPHFLSAFEDSFSSILSTEESSQLTVNSLTSNATVNTDFGDEFYSAFIAEPSTSNSMPSSATLSQSLSELLNGPIDISDLSLCKAFNQNHPESATAEFNDSDSGISLNTSPSMASPEHSVESTICGDTLLGFSDSEMEEIDSSPGSVKQKGPKTQPVRPSGDTVQPLSSSRRNSAPVCDAQCENTPKKEVPVSPGHRKTPFTKDKHSSRLEAHLTRDELRAKALHIPFPVEKIINLPVDDFNEMMSKEQFNEAQLALIRDIRRRGKNKVAAQNCRKRKLENIVELEQDLDHLKDEKEKLLKEKGENDKSLHLLKKQLSTLYLEVFSMLRDEDGKPYSPSEYSLQQTRDGNVFLVPKSKKPDTKKN, encoded by the exons ATGGATTTGATTGACATACTTTGGAGGCAAGATATAGATCTCGGGGTAAGTCGAGAAGTATTTGACTTCAGTCAACGACGGAAGGAGCATGAgcgggaaaaacagaaaaaacttgAAAAGGAAAGACAAGAACAACTGCAAAAGGAGCAAGAGAAAGCCTTTTTCGCTCAGTTACAACTAGATGAAGAGACAGGTGAATTCCTCCCGGTTCAGCCAGCACAACACATCCCGTCGGAAACCAGTGGATCTGCCAACTACTCCCAG GTAGCCCACATTCCCAAACCAGATGATTTGTACTTCGATGACTGCATGCAGCTTTTGACAGAGACATTCCCATTTGTAGATGACAATGAG GTTTCTTCAGCTACGTTTCAGTCACTTGTTCCTGATATTCCCAGCCACATCGACAGCCCAGTCTTTATTGCTCCTAATCAGGCTCAGTCACCTGAAACTGCTGTCCTTCAGTTAGCCACTGCTGATTTAGACGATATGCAGCAGGATATTGAGCAAGTTTGGGAGGAGCTATTATCCATTCCAGAATTACAG TGTCTTAATATTCAAAGTGACAAACTGGCTGAGACTAGCATGGTTCCAAGTCCAGAAACCAAACTGGCGGAAATTAACAACAATTATCATTTCTATTCATCAATCCCCTCATTGGAAAAAGAAGTAGGTAACTGCAGTCCACATTTTCTCAGTGCTTTTGAGGATTCCTTCAGCAGCATCCTCTCCACAGAAGAATCCAGCCAGTTGACAGTGAACTCATTAACTTCAAATGCCACAGTAAATACAGATTTTGGTGATGAATTTTATTCCGCTTTCATAGCAGAGCCCAGTACCAGCAACAGCATGCCCTCCTCTGCTACTTTAAGCCAGTCACTCTCTGAACTTCTAAACGGGCCCATTGATATCTCTGATCTGTCACTTTGTAAAGCCTTCAACCAAAACCACCCTGAAAGTGCAACAGCAGAATTCAATGATTCTGACTCTGGCATATCACTGAACACAAGTCCCAGCATGGCATCACCTGAACACTCAGTGGAATCTACCATCTGTGGAGACACACTGCTTGGCTTCAGTGATTCTGAAATGGAAGAAATAGATAGTTCTCCTGGAAGTGTCAAACAGAAGGGTCCTAAAACACAGCCAGTAAGGCCTTCTGGGGATACAGTCCAACCCTTGTCATCATCTCGGAGGAACAGTGCTCCAGTGTGTGATGCCCAGTGTGAAAATACACCAAAGAAAGAAGTGCCTGTAAGTCCTGGTCATCGAAAAACCCCATTCACAAAAGACAAACATTCAAGCCGCTTGGAGGCTCATCTCACAAGAGATGAGCTACGGGCAAAAGCTCTCCATATCCCATTCCCTGTAGAAAAAATCATTAACCTCCCAGTTGATGACTTCAATGAAATGATGTCCAAGGAGCAATTCAACGAGGCTCAACTTGCATTAATTAGAGACATACGTAGGAGGGGTAAGAATAAAGTGGCTGCTCAgaactgcagaaaaagaaaactggaaaatatagtGGAACTGGAGCAAGATTTAGatcatttaaaagatgaaaaagaaaaattgctcaaagaaaaaggagaaaatgacaaaAGCCTCCATCTACTGAAAAAACAACTCAGCACCTTGTATCTTGAAGTCTTCAGCATGCTACGTGATGAAGATGGAAAGCCGTACTCCCCAAGTGAATACTCCTTGCAGCAAACGAGAGATGGCAATGTATTCCTTGTTCCCAAAAGTAAGAAGCCAGATACTAAGAAAAACTAG
- the NFE2L2 gene encoding nuclear factor erythroid 2-related factor 2 isoform X4, producing the protein MDLIDILWRQDIDLGVSREVFDFSQRRKEHEREKQKKLEKERQEQLQKEQEKAFFAQLQLDEETGEFLPVQPAQHIPSETSGSANYSQVSSATFQSLVPDIPSHIDSPVFIAPNQAQSPETAVLQLATADLDDMQQDIEQVWEELLSIPELQCLNIQSDKLAETSMVPSPETKLAEINNNYHFYSSIPSLEKEVGNCSPHFLSAFEDSFSSILSTEESSQLTVNSLTSNATVNTDFGDEFYSAFIAEPSTSNSMPSSATLSQSLSELLNGPIDISDLSLCKAFNQNHPESATAEFNDSDSGISLNTSPSMASPEHSVESTICGDTLLGFSDSEMEEIDSSPGSVKQKGPKTQPVRPSGDTVQPLSSSRRNSAPVCDAQCENTPKKEVPVSPGHRKTPFTKDKHSSRLEAHLTRDELRAKALHIPFPVEKIINLPVDDFNEMMSKEQFNEAQLALIRDIRRRGKNKVAAQNCRKRKLENIVELEQDLDHLKDEKEKLLKEKGENDKSLHLLKKQLSTLYLEVFSMLRDEDGKPYSPSEYSLQQTRDGNVFLVPKSKKPDTKKN; encoded by the exons ATGGATTTGATTGACATACTTTGGAGGCAAGATATAGATCTCGGGGTAAGTCGAGAAGTATTTGACTTCAGTCAACGACGGAAGGAGCATGAgcgggaaaaacagaaaaaacttgAAAAGGAAAGACAAGAACAACTGCAAAAGGAGCAAGAGAAAGCCTTTTTCGCTCAGTTACAACTAGATGAAGAGACAGGTGAATTCCTCCCGGTTCAGCCAGCACAACACATCCCGTCGGAAACCAGTGGATCTGCCAACTACTCCCAG GTTTCTTCAGCTACGTTTCAGTCACTTGTTCCTGATATTCCCAGCCACATCGACAGCCCAGTCTTTATTGCTCCTAATCAGGCTCAGTCACCTGAAACTGCTGTCCTTCAGTTAGCCACTGCTGATTTAGACGATATGCAGCAGGATATTGAGCAAGTTTGGGAGGAGCTATTATCCATTCCAGAATTACAG TGTCTTAATATTCAAAGTGACAAACTGGCTGAGACTAGCATGGTTCCAAGTCCAGAAACCAAACTGGCGGAAATTAACAACAATTATCATTTCTATTCATCAATCCCCTCATTGGAAAAAGAAGTAGGTAACTGCAGTCCACATTTTCTCAGTGCTTTTGAGGATTCCTTCAGCAGCATCCTCTCCACAGAAGAATCCAGCCAGTTGACAGTGAACTCATTAACTTCAAATGCCACAGTAAATACAGATTTTGGTGATGAATTTTATTCCGCTTTCATAGCAGAGCCCAGTACCAGCAACAGCATGCCCTCCTCTGCTACTTTAAGCCAGTCACTCTCTGAACTTCTAAACGGGCCCATTGATATCTCTGATCTGTCACTTTGTAAAGCCTTCAACCAAAACCACCCTGAAAGTGCAACAGCAGAATTCAATGATTCTGACTCTGGCATATCACTGAACACAAGTCCCAGCATGGCATCACCTGAACACTCAGTGGAATCTACCATCTGTGGAGACACACTGCTTGGCTTCAGTGATTCTGAAATGGAAGAAATAGATAGTTCTCCTGGAAGTGTCAAACAGAAGGGTCCTAAAACACAGCCAGTAAGGCCTTCTGGGGATACAGTCCAACCCTTGTCATCATCTCGGAGGAACAGTGCTCCAGTGTGTGATGCCCAGTGTGAAAATACACCAAAGAAAGAAGTGCCTGTAAGTCCTGGTCATCGAAAAACCCCATTCACAAAAGACAAACATTCAAGCCGCTTGGAGGCTCATCTCACAAGAGATGAGCTACGGGCAAAAGCTCTCCATATCCCATTCCCTGTAGAAAAAATCATTAACCTCCCAGTTGATGACTTCAATGAAATGATGTCCAAGGAGCAATTCAACGAGGCTCAACTTGCATTAATTAGAGACATACGTAGGAGGGGTAAGAATAAAGTGGCTGCTCAgaactgcagaaaaagaaaactggaaaatatagtGGAACTGGAGCAAGATTTAGatcatttaaaagatgaaaaagaaaaattgctcaaagaaaaaggagaaaatgacaaaAGCCTCCATCTACTGAAAAAACAACTCAGCACCTTGTATCTTGAAGTCTTCAGCATGCTACGTGATGAAGATGGAAAGCCGTACTCCCCAAGTGAATACTCCTTGCAGCAAACGAGAGATGGCAATGTATTCCTTGTTCCCAAAAGTAAGAAGCCAGATACTAAGAAAAACTAG